In Finegoldia magna ATCC 53516, a genomic segment contains:
- the lepB gene encoding signal peptidase I gives MTEKAKSFFEWLFVIGIAIVLALLLRNFVISTTHVEGNSMNPTIENGDRIFVNRMGIFKNKLKRGNIIELHAPDKSGRDYIKRIVALPGDTVELKNNKVYVNNEQLNENYTSSQTTLVSGNETKWELGEDEYFVLGDNRLPRESNDSRIFGPIKKKAIVGRAFLRYFPFNKFGVL, from the coding sequence ATGACAGAAAAAGCAAAATCTTTTTTTGAGTGGTTATTTGTAATAGGAATTGCCATTGTGTTAGCATTACTGCTTAGAAATTTTGTTATTAGCACAACTCATGTTGAAGGAAATAGCATGAATCCTACAATTGAAAACGGGGACAGAATTTTCGTCAACAGGATGGGGATTTTTAAGAACAAATTAAAGCGAGGTAACATTATAGAACTTCACGCACCGGATAAATCTGGTCGTGACTACATCAAAAGAATTGTAGCATTACCTGGCGATACTGTTGAATTAAAAAACAATAAAGTATACGTCAATAACGAACAATTGAATGAAAATTATACAAGTAGTCAAACGACTCTTGTTTCAGGAAATGAAACAAAATGGGAATTAGGAGAAGATGAGTATTTTGTTTTGGGGGATAACAGACTCCCACGAGAATCTAATGATAGCAGAATATTCGGACCGATAAAGAAAAAGGCGATAGTTGGTAGAGCTTTTTTGAGATATTTTCCATTTAATAAATTCGGTGTATTATAA
- the nox gene encoding H2O-forming NADH oxidase: protein MSKIVLIGANHAGTACANTILDNYKDEELVIFDQNSNISFLGCGMALWIGKQIKGPEKLFYCSKEVFEQKGATVHMETKVENIDYDKKIVYAKDKDGKEIQESYDKLVLATGSQPILPDIEGMDLENVQKVKIFQDAQSVIDKINHEDIKKVVVVGAGYIGTELAEAFKRLGKESTLIEHGNTVLRGYYDDKFCKKMEENLKNHGVNLVFNEEVVKLEGTDGKVNKVITDKAEYDCDMVVMSIGFKPNSSLAKDHLKLNDHKAIITDKHQQTSDENVFAVGDSTVIFNNATGKFEYVALATNAVRSGIVAGHNVCGTKLESNGVQGSNGIKIYDLCMVSTGLTVRNAEKLGMEVEYTDFTDLQKPPFMEENNKEVTIRIVYDKKSREIKGCQIMSEYDISMMIHMFSLAIQEHVTIDKLALTDIFFLPHYNQPYNYVTMAAIQAL from the coding sequence ATGAGTAAAATAGTTTTAATTGGAGCTAACCATGCAGGTACAGCTTGCGCGAACACAATATTGGATAACTACAAAGATGAAGAATTAGTAATTTTTGATCAAAATTCCAATATTTCTTTCTTAGGTTGTGGAATGGCATTGTGGATTGGAAAGCAAATTAAAGGTCCAGAAAAATTATTTTATTGTAGCAAAGAGGTTTTTGAACAAAAAGGCGCTACAGTTCACATGGAAACTAAAGTAGAAAACATCGACTACGACAAAAAAATTGTTTATGCAAAAGACAAAGACGGAAAAGAAATTCAAGAATCTTACGACAAATTGGTATTAGCTACAGGATCTCAACCAATTTTACCAGATATCGAAGGAATGGATTTGGAAAATGTTCAAAAAGTTAAAATTTTCCAAGATGCACAATCAGTCATAGACAAGATTAATCACGAAGATATTAAAAAAGTTGTAGTGGTAGGTGCAGGCTACATAGGAACAGAACTTGCTGAAGCTTTTAAAAGATTAGGCAAAGAATCAACATTGATAGAACACGGTAATACTGTTTTAAGAGGTTATTATGACGACAAATTCTGCAAGAAAATGGAAGAAAATCTTAAAAATCACGGTGTAAATTTAGTATTCAATGAAGAAGTTGTAAAATTAGAAGGAACTGATGGAAAAGTAAATAAGGTAATAACTGACAAAGCAGAATACGATTGCGATATGGTTGTTATGTCTATTGGTTTTAAACCAAACAGTTCACTTGCAAAAGATCATTTGAAATTGAACGATCATAAAGCAATTATCACTGACAAACATCAACAAACTTCAGATGAAAATGTATTTGCAGTTGGAGATTCAACAGTTATTTTCAACAACGCAACAGGAAAATTTGAATACGTTGCATTAGCTACAAACGCTGTAAGAAGTGGTATAGTTGCTGGTCACAATGTTTGTGGAACAAAATTAGAATCAAACGGCGTCCAAGGATCAAACGGAATTAAAATTTACGATTTGTGCATGGTATCAACAGGTTTGACAGTTAGAAATGCTGAAAAATTAGGAATGGAAGTTGAATACACTGATTTCACAGATTTACAAAAACCACCATTTATGGAAGAAAACAACAAAGAAGTTACTATCAGAATTGTTTACGATAAAAAATCACGCGAAATCAAAGGTTGTCAAATAATGAGTGAATATGATATTTCAATGATGATTCACATGTTTAGCTTGGCAATCCAAGAACA
- a CDS encoding dicarboxylate/amino acid:cation symporter — MKFVALAVTLVLFALLMFMAKKKMNFGTITIVAAILGIIVGFIFKGNTEYVKVFGSIYANLLFAIVIPLLFTSIVSTVVSLESIEKMKKIGTKTIGILSLHNVLGSLVGLILGVAFKIGQGSSLTLAADAKAKEVPTFAETFVNFFPDNVLGNAAEAKVVPIIVFSVLLGLAILQLEERGEGEKAKPFLNFIDSAAAVIFRFTGMIIDFTPYAVLALMANAVSRTDMASMMPLIVVLILTYVASIFHSYITTGALLALFAKVNPIKFFKKFWPVQLIAFSTQSSVGCIPANTENLTNKLGVSEKIATFVASTGATVGMPGCAGFWPILSAILTINVIGIHYSFGQYVMLILVALAVSLGTVGVPGTATITTTAVFAAMGLPVEMVVLMSPISMLADMGRTATNVTAAGSSAVIVAASEGELDREVFNS; from the coding sequence ATGAAATTTGTAGCATTAGCAGTTACTTTAGTATTGTTTGCTTTATTGATGTTCATGGCTAAGAAGAAAATGAACTTCGGAACAATAACAATTGTAGCTGCAATTCTAGGTATTATAGTAGGATTTATTTTTAAAGGAAACACAGAATATGTAAAAGTATTTGGATCTATTTATGCTAATTTATTGTTTGCGATAGTAATTCCATTATTATTCACATCAATTGTTAGTACTGTAGTTTCTTTGGAAAGTATAGAAAAAATGAAGAAAATCGGAACAAAAACAATTGGTATTTTAAGTTTACACAATGTTTTAGGTTCACTTGTAGGTTTGATTTTAGGTGTTGCATTTAAAATTGGACAAGGAAGTTCATTAACTTTGGCAGCAGATGCAAAAGCTAAGGAAGTTCCAACTTTTGCGGAAACTTTTGTAAATTTCTTCCCAGATAATGTCTTGGGAAATGCAGCAGAAGCAAAAGTAGTTCCTATAATTGTATTTTCTGTTCTTTTGGGATTAGCTATATTGCAATTAGAAGAAAGAGGAGAAGGAGAAAAAGCAAAACCATTTTTGAATTTTATCGATTCAGCTGCAGCAGTTATTTTTAGATTTACAGGAATGATTATAGACTTCACTCCTTACGCTGTATTGGCCTTGATGGCGAACGCTGTTAGTAGAACAGATATGGCTAGCATGATGCCATTGATTGTTGTGTTGATATTGACTTATGTTGCATCAATTTTCCATTCATATATCACAACAGGCGCACTTTTGGCGCTATTTGCAAAGGTAAATCCAATCAAATTCTTCAAAAAATTCTGGCCAGTTCAATTGATTGCATTCTCAACACAATCTTCTGTGGGATGTATCCCAGCAAATACTGAAAATTTAACAAATAAATTAGGCGTTTCTGAAAAAATAGCAACTTTTGTCGCTTCGACTGGTGCAACTGTTGGTATGCCTGGTTGTGCAGGATTTTGGCCTATATTATCCGCAATTTTGACAATTAATGTTATAGGAATTCACTATTCATTTGGACAATATGTAATGCTAATATTAGTAGCGTTGGCAGTGTCTTTGGGTACAGTCGGAGTTCCTGGAACTGCAACAATCACAACTACTGCAGTGTTCGCAGCAATGGGACTTCCTGTTGAAATGGTTGTATTGATGAGCCCTATTTCAATGCTTGCAGATATGGGCAGAACTGCTACAAATGTTACAGCAGCAGGTTCTTCAGCAGTTATAGTTGCGGCAAGTGAAGGCGAATTGGACAGAGAAGTTTTTAATTCATAA
- the tnpA gene encoding IS200/IS605 family transposase has translation MANKTNSLSHTKWMCKYHIVFTPKYRRKVIFYQYRESLIEIFKLLCKYKGVEIIEGHMMPDHVHMLVSIPPKISVSSFMGYLKGKSALMMFDRHANLKYKFGNRHFWAEGYYVSTVGLNEKTIAKYIREQEQHDIALDKLSVKEYTDPFMK, from the coding sequence ATGGCAAATAAAACTAATTCATTGTCTCACACAAAATGGATGTGCAAGTATCACATAGTCTTCACTCCAAAGTATAGACGAAAAGTGATATTTTATCAATATAGAGAAAGTCTCATAGAAATATTCAAATTACTTTGTAAATACAAAGGAGTAGAAATAATAGAAGGGCATATGATGCCAGATCATGTACACATGTTAGTAAGCATTCCACCCAAAATATCAGTATCAAGTTTTATGGGATATTTAAAAGGGAAAAGTGCTCTAATGATGTTTGACAGACATGCGAATTTAAAATACAAATTTGGCAATCGTCATTTTTGGGCAGAAGGATATTATGTGAGCACAGTGGGATTGAATGAAAAGACAATAGCAAAATATATAAGAGAACAAGAGCAACATGATATAGCACTTGATAAATTGAGTGTAAAAGAATATACAGATCCGTTTATGAAATAG
- a CDS encoding xanthine dehydrogenase family protein molybdopterin-binding subunit, with the protein MKINKDFKKIDSNSLVTGKPVYTEDLKDPNALIIKLMRSPYARCEILEIDKSKAEAMDGIVAVYTYEDVFDNKFTLAGQSYPEPSPYDMSILSKNIRYMREPVAIVVGVNEKVCNQAMKRIKIKYDVKTPLLDYTKAIDNKIVVHEEDVFFNGPTKVFGYDTKRNIVGEKKESWGEDVDKVMSECDVVLEDTFTTKAQAHCMMETYRSYCYMDQFNRLCCISSTQVPFHIKRQLSVALGISDSRIRIIKPRVGGGFGGKQTSVTEIYPGFVTLKTGKPSILVFDREETFEASNSRHQMKVKVKIGAKNDGTIEACDIYALSDQGAYGYHAFTTLNLVGNKTLPLYSRMRAARFFGQVVYTNKLPGGAFRGYGAVQGTFALESMVNKLAKELNMDPVELRLKNTVREGEKTLAYGIDVKSCKLNECIEKGREMIEWDKYYPFKEEKDKIISVGMAIAQQGSGIQNVDTSTVEVRLNEQGDYTLLMSPTDVGQGTDSIMVNLANEVLQCGMDNIIPIIADTDITPFDPGSYASSGVYITGSAVVRACENLLNKIKKRVAMRFETSVEWLEIRNQEVYLQDKKLIAIKDLARDLSTGPNGMQLIGVGNFDSKTSPPPYMAGFAKISIDKLTGEIKVEDYAAVVDCGTVMNTKLATVQVEGGIGQSIGYALYEDSLWDDEGRLKEHSFISYNLPSRKDIGNIHVDFCESYEPTGPFGAKSIGEIVSNTPAPAINGAILNALGCTFDTLPIKAEDVLLKMYE; encoded by the coding sequence ATGAAGATAAATAAAGATTTCAAGAAAATAGATTCAAATTCATTAGTTACTGGTAAACCTGTCTATACAGAGGATTTGAAAGATCCTAACGCACTTATTATAAAGTTGATGAGAAGTCCGTATGCAAGGTGTGAAATTTTAGAAATAGACAAATCAAAAGCAGAAGCGATGGATGGAATTGTTGCAGTGTACACTTATGAAGATGTTTTCGACAATAAATTTACTTTGGCAGGACAATCTTATCCAGAACCAAGTCCATACGATATGTCGATTTTGTCAAAAAATATTAGATACATGAGAGAGCCTGTAGCAATTGTAGTTGGAGTTAACGAAAAAGTTTGTAATCAAGCTATGAAGAGAATTAAAATCAAATACGATGTGAAAACTCCATTACTTGATTACACAAAAGCTATCGACAATAAAATTGTCGTTCACGAAGAAGACGTGTTCTTCAATGGGCCAACGAAAGTTTTTGGGTACGATACGAAAAGGAATATAGTTGGCGAAAAGAAGGAATCTTGGGGCGAAGATGTCGACAAGGTAATGAGTGAATGTGATGTCGTATTGGAAGACACTTTTACAACGAAAGCACAAGCACATTGCATGATGGAAACTTACAGATCGTATTGTTACATGGATCAATTTAATAGATTGTGTTGCATTTCATCTACACAAGTTCCATTCCACATCAAGAGACAATTATCTGTTGCGTTGGGAATTAGCGATTCAAGAATCAGAATTATAAAACCAAGAGTAGGTGGAGGATTCGGTGGTAAACAAACAAGTGTAACAGAAATTTATCCTGGATTTGTAACTTTAAAAACAGGAAAGCCTTCAATCCTTGTATTTGACAGAGAAGAAACTTTTGAAGCTTCAAACTCACGCCACCAAATGAAAGTTAAAGTTAAAATTGGTGCCAAAAATGATGGGACAATTGAAGCTTGTGACATTTATGCGTTATCTGATCAAGGCGCTTACGGTTATCACGCATTTACGACTTTGAATTTGGTTGGTAACAAAACACTTCCATTGTACAGCAGAATGAGAGCCGCTAGATTTTTCGGACAAGTTGTATACACTAACAAACTTCCTGGAGGAGCTTTTCGTGGTTACGGTGCAGTTCAAGGAACATTTGCATTAGAATCTATGGTAAATAAATTAGCCAAAGAATTAAACATGGATCCAGTTGAGCTAAGACTTAAAAACACTGTTCGTGAAGGAGAAAAAACTCTGGCGTACGGAATAGATGTCAAAAGTTGCAAATTAAATGAATGCATCGAAAAAGGAAGAGAAATGATTGAATGGGATAAATATTATCCTTTCAAAGAAGAAAAAGATAAAATAATTTCTGTTGGAATGGCAATTGCTCAACAAGGAAGCGGAATTCAAAACGTCGACACTTCAACAGTTGAAGTTAGATTAAACGAACAAGGTGATTATACATTGTTGATGAGTCCTACAGATGTTGGACAAGGAACGGATTCTATCATGGTGAATTTGGCAAATGAAGTGTTGCAATGTGGAATGGACAATATTATTCCAATAATCGCAGACACTGATATAACTCCATTTGATCCGGGAAGTTATGCATCAAGTGGTGTGTATATAACAGGAAGTGCAGTTGTCCGTGCGTGTGAAAATTTGTTAAATAAAATCAAAAAACGTGTTGCTATGAGATTTGAAACTTCCGTAGAATGGTTAGAAATTAGAAATCAAGAAGTTTATTTGCAAGATAAAAAATTAATTGCAATCAAAGATTTGGCTAGAGATTTATCCACTGGACCAAACGGTATGCAATTAATTGGCGTGGGAAACTTCGATTCAAAAACATCACCTCCACCATATATGGCGGGATTTGCCAAAATAAGTATCGACAAATTAACAGGAGAAATCAAAGTAGAAGATTACGCAGCGGTTGTCGATTGCGGAACTGTTATGAATACAAAATTGGCTACGGTTCAAGTCGAAGGCGGGATTGGTCAATCGATAGGATATGCTTTGTATGAAGATTCATTGTGGGATGATGAAGGAAGATTAAAAGAACATTCATTTATTTCGTATAATTTGCCTTCAAGAAAAGACATCGGAAATATTCACGTTGATTTTTGTGAAAGTTATGAGCCTACAGGTCCATTCGGAGCAAAATCAATTGGAGAAATAGTTTCAAACACACCTGCACCGGCTATTAATGGAGCGATATTAAACGCACTTGGTTGCACTTTCGATACTCTTCCGATAAAAGCTGAAGATGTTTTATTAAAAATGTATGAATAG
- a CDS encoding fructose-bisphosphatase class III yields MNNLKYLKLLAKEFPTIEQAANKIISLTSLSVLPKGTEYFLSDLHGQYDSFNRIIKSASGNTRIKIDLEFKDKLSESRKNQLANLIYDPKTIINITKENDEFTEKWIRDTIFYLIRIAKRVASKYSRQKVRNQTPFYYRDLIDEMLNIQYESLNKKEYFNQLLDSIIKIEVSEDFIITLCELIQDLNIDWLHIVGDIFDRGKRPDIIMDTLIAKKDVDIQYGNHDVTWIAAYLGSYVNACNVVRNAISYNNFQSLEDGYGINLRLLSTLADESYYDDPCERFKVRILDDNKHSETDLLHAARMHKAISIIQFKLENQLFKRNPEFEQLDRLYLERIDFKNGIYKDANGKPHALLDIKFPTIDPENPLELTPSEQEVVECISKSFRTSHRLKEHMDFLFSYGSVYKIANSNLLFHGCIPMNKDGSFEEFTYQSNTYSGKSLLDFFEGIINSAKNMDDNDPDRQTALDFFWYMWCGPKSPMFGKSKISTFENFFITDKDVRKEVSNPYFSLSKIEKYADKIFEEFNMNPETSHIINGHVPVKSINGEKPVSANGKTYVIDGGISEAYQKKTGIAGYTLTFNSHHLAIAKHKNFKVMESVHGAYTPEVTITEEFPKRMLIKDTDEGEEILELIEDLESLIEAYRSGTIQQNSN; encoded by the coding sequence TTGAACAATTTAAAATACTTGAAATTACTTGCAAAAGAATTTCCTACGATTGAACAAGCAGCCAACAAAATAATCAGTTTGACGTCTCTGTCAGTTTTACCAAAAGGCACAGAGTACTTCTTATCTGATTTGCACGGACAATACGATAGTTTCAACAGAATTATTAAAAGTGCTTCTGGTAATACCAGAATTAAAATTGACCTTGAATTCAAAGACAAATTATCGGAATCAAGGAAAAATCAGTTGGCCAATTTAATTTACGATCCTAAGACAATTATCAATATTACAAAGGAAAACGATGAATTTACAGAAAAATGGATAAGAGATACGATTTTTTATCTTATAAGAATCGCTAAAAGAGTTGCCAGCAAATATTCTAGACAAAAAGTCAGAAATCAAACTCCTTTCTACTACAGAGATTTGATAGATGAAATGCTCAACATTCAATACGAATCTTTGAATAAGAAAGAATATTTTAATCAACTTTTAGATAGCATCATTAAAATAGAAGTCAGCGAAGATTTTATAATAACTTTGTGTGAATTAATTCAAGATTTGAACATTGACTGGCTTCACATCGTCGGAGATATTTTCGACAGAGGAAAAAGACCGGACATTATTATGGATACTCTTATTGCTAAAAAAGATGTGGATATTCAATACGGCAACCACGATGTTACATGGATTGCAGCGTATCTTGGTAGTTATGTGAATGCGTGTAACGTCGTTAGAAATGCAATAAGTTACAATAATTTTCAATCTTTGGAAGATGGTTACGGAATTAATTTGAGATTATTGTCTACATTGGCAGACGAATCATATTATGATGATCCATGCGAAAGATTCAAAGTCAGAATCTTGGACGATAACAAACACTCAGAAACTGATTTGCTTCACGCAGCAAGAATGCACAAAGCAATTTCTATAATTCAATTCAAATTAGAGAACCAACTTTTCAAGAGAAATCCAGAATTTGAACAATTGGACAGATTATATCTTGAAAGGATTGATTTTAAAAATGGAATTTACAAGGATGCAAATGGTAAGCCTCATGCGCTTTTGGATATAAAATTCCCTACAATTGATCCTGAAAATCCTCTTGAGTTAACACCAAGTGAACAAGAAGTTGTCGAATGCATTTCAAAATCCTTCAGAACAAGTCACAGATTAAAAGAGCACATGGACTTTTTATTCTCGTATGGTTCAGTGTACAAAATTGCAAATAGCAATTTGCTTTTCCACGGATGTATTCCAATGAATAAGGACGGTAGTTTTGAAGAATTCACTTATCAATCCAATACCTACAGTGGTAAATCACTTTTGGATTTCTTCGAAGGAATTATAAATTCAGCAAAAAACATGGATGACAATGACCCCGACAGACAAACAGCGTTGGACTTTTTCTGGTATATGTGGTGTGGTCCAAAATCTCCTATGTTCGGGAAAAGCAAGATATCAACATTCGAAAATTTCTTCATAACTGACAAAGATGTCAGAAAAGAAGTAAGTAATCCTTATTTTAGTTTAAGCAAGATTGAAAAATATGCAGACAAAATATTTGAAGAATTCAATATGAATCCTGAGACATCTCACATAATTAACGGACACGTTCCCGTTAAAAGCATCAATGGAGAAAAACCAGTATCAGCCAATGGCAAAACTTATGTAATAGATGGCGGAATTTCAGAAGCTTACCAAAAGAAAACAGGAATTGCTGGATATACGTTGACATTTAACTCACATCACTTAGCCATAGCAAAACACAAGAATTTCAAAGTAATGGAATCAGTTCACGGTGCGTACACTCCAGAAGTTACAATCACGGAAGAATTTCCAAAAAGAATGCTCATAAAAGATACCGATGAAGGAGAAGAAATCCTAGAACTGATCGAAGATTTGGAAAGTTTAATTGAAGCGTACAGAAGTGGTACAATTCAACAAAATTCAAACTAA
- a CDS encoding (2Fe-2S)-binding protein gives MIIELNVNNKNHIASVDCDTTLYNVLRDLGYKSVKCGCTTSNCGLCTVWLDDVPVLSCSILALRCEGKKITTLEGISESQRKFGELLTEEGGEQCGFCSPGFIMNVLSLKKTIKNPTDEEIEDYLMGNLCRCTGYASQMRAIKKYLEIDDEDK, from the coding sequence ATGATTATAGAATTAAATGTTAACAATAAAAATCATATAGCTAGTGTTGATTGCGATACTACTTTGTACAATGTGCTTCGCGATTTAGGTTATAAATCGGTGAAGTGTGGTTGTACTACATCAAATTGTGGTCTTTGCACTGTGTGGTTGGATGATGTTCCAGTACTTTCTTGTTCTATTTTGGCATTAAGATGTGAAGGCAAAAAGATTACAACTTTGGAAGGAATTTCTGAAAGCCAAAGAAAATTCGGAGAACTTTTGACTGAAGAAGGTGGGGAACAATGCGGTTTTTGTTCACCGGGGTTTATAATGAATGTTTTGAGTTTGAAGAAAACTATCAAAAATCCTACAGATGAAGAAATCGAAGATTATTTGATGGGAAATTTATGCAGATGTACAGGTTATGCTTCTCAAATGAGAGCTATTAAGAAATATTTGGAGATTGATGATGAAGATAAATAA